A window of Sebastes umbrosus isolate fSebUmb1 chromosome 3, fSebUmb1.pri, whole genome shotgun sequence contains these coding sequences:
- the LOC119485571 gene encoding protein NLRC3-like isoform X2, translated as METLSKPGLAVDPDTSPCYSQRKAGSTAVTAQYGSAILAPQLTGVTVGRDITLNVTTYAPSPVRIDNTVAVSPKTKENKLQRCSAELKSHLGNTTKRLSQGTKEEGSLILLNKIYTDLYITKGGSGEVNNEHEVIQLECRRCMSEDKPIQLNDILKPSSDEENLYQRVLMKGIAGIGKTVAVQKFIQDWAAGKANQTIQFIFPITFRDFNLLKNDDDWSLTKLIGHFFKVKDLEALDYSSSSVLFIFDGLDECRLPLDFKNNGVWNSVTKTTTVDVLLTNLISGKLLEEAWILVTSRPAAATKIPPEYIDKVIEVRGFNDEQKEEYFQKKVNNKVMAQKILDHLQSKPMRSLYIMCQIPFFCWISATNLQYLLTETHKGELPKMLTEMYLHFLICHIKCKHQKNYQEGEEDKYIIMKHGKLAFEQLLKGKTVFYEKDLKSCKIDLKAAVYSGFCTQSIRKDYGLHKQEIYSFIHLSIHEFLAALYVSETFLNSGENLLPGKKSKKGKPPILLFHKDAVNMALASDCGRWDMFLCFLLGLSQDKNQKLLQKVLRFEERRPQSTQDTIIYIQGTIIYIQETNKKLSNADKSIINLSHCLIELDDQQVNNDHSRRCLSEEEQIQLNVIFKPLSDKENTPQRVLMKGIAGDRDTDRSWFSYKKKFKWNY; from the exons ATGGAAACCCTCTCTAAGCCAGGCCTGGCTGTGGATCCAGACACATCACCGTGTT att CTCAGAGGAAAGCAGGAAGCACAGCAGTCACCGCCCAGTATGGAAGTGCCATCCTCGCACCACAGTTAACAGGTGTTACTGTAGGAAGGGATATAACGCTCAACGTCACCACATATG cCCCATCTCCTGTCAGGATAGACAACACTGTTGCTGTTTCTCCCAAAACGAAAG AAAACAAACTCCAAAGGTGCAGTGCTGAACTAAAATCTCACCTTGGAAATACAACAAAACGTCTGTCTCAAGGAACAAAGGAAGAAGGATCATTGATTCTTTTGAACAAGATCTACACGGACCTTTACATCACAAAAGGAGGCAGCGGGGAGGTTAATAACGAACATGAAGTAATTCAATTAGAATGCAGAAGGTGTATGAGTGAGGATAAGCCAATCCAGCtcaatgacattttaaaacctTCATCAGATGAAGAAAACCTTTATCAGAGAGTTCTGATGAAGGGAATCGCTGGCATTGGGAAAACTGTAGCTGTGCAGAAATTCATACAGGACTGggcagcaggaaaagccaaccaAACTATTCAGTTCATATTTCCAATCACATTCAGAgactttaatttattaaaaaatgacGATGACTGGAGTCTTACGAAATTGATAGGTCACTTTTTTAAAGTGAAGGATTTGGAAGCATTAGACTATAGCAGTTCAAGTGTTTTattcatctttgacggcctggatgaatGCAGATTACCTCTGGACTTTAAGAACAATGGTGTGTGGAACAGTGTTACAAAGACCACTACAGTAGACGTCCTGCTAACCAACTTAATCTCAGGGAAACTGCTAGAAGAAGCTTGGATCTTGGTCACAAGTAGACCAGCTGCAGCCACTAAGATTCCTCCCGAATACATCGACAAGGTGATCGAGGTACGAGGCTTTAATGATGAGCAGAAGGAAGAGTACTTTCAGAAGAAAGTTAATAACAAGGTTATGGCTCAGAAGATCCTCGATCATCTTCAGTCAAAGCCGATGAGAAGTCTGTACATCATGTGCCAGATCCCATTCTTCTGTTGGATTTCAGCCACAAATCTCCAGTATCTCCTAACAGAAACTCACAAAGGCGAGTTGCCCAAGATGTTGACTGAAATGTACTTACACTTCCTGATATGCCACATAAAGTGTAAACACCAGAAGAATTATCAGGAAGGCGAAGAAGACAAATACATTATTATGAAACATGGAAAGCTGGCATTTGAACAGCTTCTGAAGGGCAAAACAGTCTTTtatgaaaaagacttgaaaagtTGTAAGATTGATCTGAAAGCTGCAGTTTATTCAGGATTTTGTACACAGAGCATAAGAAAAGATTATGGTCTTCACAAACAAGAAATTTACTCCTTCATACATTTAAGTATTCACGAGTTTCTTGCAGCTCTTTACGTATCAGAGACCTTCTTAAATAGCGGAGAAAATCTGCTTCCAGGAAAGAAAAGTAAGAAAGGAAAACctcccatcctcctcttccacaAGGACGCGGTGAATATGGCTTTGGCCAGCGATTGTGGACGATGGGACATGTTTCTGTGCTTCCTGCTCGGTCTGTCACAGGATAAAAATCAGAAACTTcttcagaaagtattgagaTTCGAAGAAAGACGTCCACAGAGCACCCAGGACACAATCATCTACATTCAGGGCACAATAATCTACATTCAGGAGACAAACAAGAAACTGTCCAATGCTGACAAGAGTATTATCAATCTGTCCCACTGTTTAATTGAGTTGGATGACCAGCAGGTTAATAACGATCACAGCAGACGGTGTTTGAGTGAGGAGGAGCAAATCCAGCTCAATGTCATTTTTAAACCTTTATCAGATAAAGAAAACACTCCTCAGAGAGTTCTGATGAAGGGAATCGCTGGTGATAGGGACACAGATAGGAGCTGGTTTAGTTATAAGAAAAAATTTAAATGGaattattaa
- the LOC119485571 gene encoding protein NLRC3-like isoform X1, translating into METLSKPGLAVDPDTSPCSEPQRKAGSTAVTAQYGSAILAPQLTGVTVGRDITLNVTTYAPSPVRIDNTVAVSPKTKENKLQRCSAELKSHLGNTTKRLSQGTKEEGSLILLNKIYTDLYITKGGSGEVNNEHEVIQLECRRCMSEDKPIQLNDILKPSSDEENLYQRVLMKGIAGIGKTVAVQKFIQDWAAGKANQTIQFIFPITFRDFNLLKNDDDWSLTKLIGHFFKVKDLEALDYSSSSVLFIFDGLDECRLPLDFKNNGVWNSVTKTTTVDVLLTNLISGKLLEEAWILVTSRPAAATKIPPEYIDKVIEVRGFNDEQKEEYFQKKVNNKVMAQKILDHLQSKPMRSLYIMCQIPFFCWISATNLQYLLTETHKGELPKMLTEMYLHFLICHIKCKHQKNYQEGEEDKYIIMKHGKLAFEQLLKGKTVFYEKDLKSCKIDLKAAVYSGFCTQSIRKDYGLHKQEIYSFIHLSIHEFLAALYVSETFLNSGENLLPGKKSKKGKPPILLFHKDAVNMALASDCGRWDMFLCFLLGLSQDKNQKLLQKVLRFEERRPQSTQDTIIYIQGTIIYIQETNKKLSNADKSIINLSHCLIELDDQQVNNDHSRRCLSEEEQIQLNVIFKPLSDKENTPQRVLMKGIAGDRDTDRSWFSYKKKFKWNY; encoded by the exons ATGGAAACCCTCTCTAAGCCAGGCCTGGCTGTGGATCCAGACACATCACCGTGTT CTGAACCTCAGAGGAAAGCAGGAAGCACAGCAGTCACCGCCCAGTATGGAAGTGCCATCCTCGCACCACAGTTAACAGGTGTTACTGTAGGAAGGGATATAACGCTCAACGTCACCACATATG cCCCATCTCCTGTCAGGATAGACAACACTGTTGCTGTTTCTCCCAAAACGAAAG AAAACAAACTCCAAAGGTGCAGTGCTGAACTAAAATCTCACCTTGGAAATACAACAAAACGTCTGTCTCAAGGAACAAAGGAAGAAGGATCATTGATTCTTTTGAACAAGATCTACACGGACCTTTACATCACAAAAGGAGGCAGCGGGGAGGTTAATAACGAACATGAAGTAATTCAATTAGAATGCAGAAGGTGTATGAGTGAGGATAAGCCAATCCAGCtcaatgacattttaaaacctTCATCAGATGAAGAAAACCTTTATCAGAGAGTTCTGATGAAGGGAATCGCTGGCATTGGGAAAACTGTAGCTGTGCAGAAATTCATACAGGACTGggcagcaggaaaagccaaccaAACTATTCAGTTCATATTTCCAATCACATTCAGAgactttaatttattaaaaaatgacGATGACTGGAGTCTTACGAAATTGATAGGTCACTTTTTTAAAGTGAAGGATTTGGAAGCATTAGACTATAGCAGTTCAAGTGTTTTattcatctttgacggcctggatgaatGCAGATTACCTCTGGACTTTAAGAACAATGGTGTGTGGAACAGTGTTACAAAGACCACTACAGTAGACGTCCTGCTAACCAACTTAATCTCAGGGAAACTGCTAGAAGAAGCTTGGATCTTGGTCACAAGTAGACCAGCTGCAGCCACTAAGATTCCTCCCGAATACATCGACAAGGTGATCGAGGTACGAGGCTTTAATGATGAGCAGAAGGAAGAGTACTTTCAGAAGAAAGTTAATAACAAGGTTATGGCTCAGAAGATCCTCGATCATCTTCAGTCAAAGCCGATGAGAAGTCTGTACATCATGTGCCAGATCCCATTCTTCTGTTGGATTTCAGCCACAAATCTCCAGTATCTCCTAACAGAAACTCACAAAGGCGAGTTGCCCAAGATGTTGACTGAAATGTACTTACACTTCCTGATATGCCACATAAAGTGTAAACACCAGAAGAATTATCAGGAAGGCGAAGAAGACAAATACATTATTATGAAACATGGAAAGCTGGCATTTGAACAGCTTCTGAAGGGCAAAACAGTCTTTtatgaaaaagacttgaaaagtTGTAAGATTGATCTGAAAGCTGCAGTTTATTCAGGATTTTGTACACAGAGCATAAGAAAAGATTATGGTCTTCACAAACAAGAAATTTACTCCTTCATACATTTAAGTATTCACGAGTTTCTTGCAGCTCTTTACGTATCAGAGACCTTCTTAAATAGCGGAGAAAATCTGCTTCCAGGAAAGAAAAGTAAGAAAGGAAAACctcccatcctcctcttccacaAGGACGCGGTGAATATGGCTTTGGCCAGCGATTGTGGACGATGGGACATGTTTCTGTGCTTCCTGCTCGGTCTGTCACAGGATAAAAATCAGAAACTTcttcagaaagtattgagaTTCGAAGAAAGACGTCCACAGAGCACCCAGGACACAATCATCTACATTCAGGGCACAATAATCTACATTCAGGAGACAAACAAGAAACTGTCCAATGCTGACAAGAGTATTATCAATCTGTCCCACTGTTTAATTGAGTTGGATGACCAGCAGGTTAATAACGATCACAGCAGACGGTGTTTGAGTGAGGAGGAGCAAATCCAGCTCAATGTCATTTTTAAACCTTTATCAGATAAAGAAAACACTCCTCAGAGAGTTCTGATGAAGGGAATCGCTGGTGATAGGGACACAGATAGGAGCTGGTTTAGTTATAAGAAAAAATTTAAATGGaattattaa
- the LOC119485571 gene encoding protein NLRC3-like isoform X3, with the protein METLSKPGLAVDPDTSPCSEPQRKAGSTAVTAQYGSAILAPQLTGVTVGRDITLNVTTYAPSPVRIDNTVAVSPKTKENKLQRCSAELKSHLGNTTKRLSQGTKEEGSLILLNKIYTDLYITKGGSGEVNNEHEVIQLECRRCMSEDKPIQLNDILKPSSDEENLYQRVLMKGIAGIGKTVAVQKFIQDWAAGKANQTIQFIFPITFRDFNLLKNDDDWSLTKLIGHFFKVKDLEALDYSSSSVLFIFDGLDECRLPLDFKNNGVWNSVTKTTTVDVLLTNLISGKLLEEAWILVTSRPAAATKIPPEYIDKVIEVRGFNDEQKEEYFQKKVNNKVMAQKILDHLQSKPMRSLYIMCQIPFFCWISATNLQYLLTETHKGELPKMLTEMYLHFLICHIKCKHQKNYQEGEEDKYIIMKHGKLAFEQLLKGKTVKIRNFFRKY; encoded by the exons ATGGAAACCCTCTCTAAGCCAGGCCTGGCTGTGGATCCAGACACATCACCGTGTT CTGAACCTCAGAGGAAAGCAGGAAGCACAGCAGTCACCGCCCAGTATGGAAGTGCCATCCTCGCACCACAGTTAACAGGTGTTACTGTAGGAAGGGATATAACGCTCAACGTCACCACATATG cCCCATCTCCTGTCAGGATAGACAACACTGTTGCTGTTTCTCCCAAAACGAAAG AAAACAAACTCCAAAGGTGCAGTGCTGAACTAAAATCTCACCTTGGAAATACAACAAAACGTCTGTCTCAAGGAACAAAGGAAGAAGGATCATTGATTCTTTTGAACAAGATCTACACGGACCTTTACATCACAAAAGGAGGCAGCGGGGAGGTTAATAACGAACATGAAGTAATTCAATTAGAATGCAGAAGGTGTATGAGTGAGGATAAGCCAATCCAGCtcaatgacattttaaaacctTCATCAGATGAAGAAAACCTTTATCAGAGAGTTCTGATGAAGGGAATCGCTGGCATTGGGAAAACTGTAGCTGTGCAGAAATTCATACAGGACTGggcagcaggaaaagccaaccaAACTATTCAGTTCATATTTCCAATCACATTCAGAgactttaatttattaaaaaatgacGATGACTGGAGTCTTACGAAATTGATAGGTCACTTTTTTAAAGTGAAGGATTTGGAAGCATTAGACTATAGCAGTTCAAGTGTTTTattcatctttgacggcctggatgaatGCAGATTACCTCTGGACTTTAAGAACAATGGTGTGTGGAACAGTGTTACAAAGACCACTACAGTAGACGTCCTGCTAACCAACTTAATCTCAGGGAAACTGCTAGAAGAAGCTTGGATCTTGGTCACAAGTAGACCAGCTGCAGCCACTAAGATTCCTCCCGAATACATCGACAAGGTGATCGAGGTACGAGGCTTTAATGATGAGCAGAAGGAAGAGTACTTTCAGAAGAAAGTTAATAACAAGGTTATGGCTCAGAAGATCCTCGATCATCTTCAGTCAAAGCCGATGAGAAGTCTGTACATCATGTGCCAGATCCCATTCTTCTGTTGGATTTCAGCCACAAATCTCCAGTATCTCCTAACAGAAACTCACAAAGGCGAGTTGCCCAAGATGTTGACTGAAATGTACTTACACTTCCTGATATGCCACATAAAGTGTAAACACCAGAAGAATTATCAGGAAGGCGAAGAAGACAAATACATTATTATGAAACATGGAAAGCTGGCATTTGAACAGCTTCTGAAGGGCAAAACAGTC AAAATCAGAAACTTcttcagaaagtattga
- the LOC119485571 gene encoding uncharacterized protein LOC119485571 isoform X4, translating into METLSKPGLAVDPDTSPCSEPQRKAGSTAVTAQYGSAILAPQLTGVTVGRDITLNVTTYAPSPVRIDNTVAVSPKTKKTNSKGAVLN; encoded by the exons ATGGAAACCCTCTCTAAGCCAGGCCTGGCTGTGGATCCAGACACATCACCGTGTT CTGAACCTCAGAGGAAAGCAGGAAGCACAGCAGTCACCGCCCAGTATGGAAGTGCCATCCTCGCACCACAGTTAACAGGTGTTACTGTAGGAAGGGATATAACGCTCAACGTCACCACATATG cCCCATCTCCTGTCAGGATAGACAACACTGTTGCTGTTTCTCCCAAAACGA AGAAAACAAACTCCAAAGGTGCAGTGCTGAACTAA
- the zgc:172076 gene encoding zgc:172076: protein MWKVKPPVAVPMETRYRTILESLVPPDPMAQFHLRRGSPDEEFPDLSRNSTWMGRILTPAMYRRQFDRCTHSGVIFDDVIRPGLEEPGDWSSPVSVGCVAGDAQSYVLFCDFFDRVIEAHHKHKITSQTPEGDFNFDNLKGGDDLDRSYAVRCEVSVVRGVEDFCFPTHCSRGERRQLLTLARRALQRLEEEELPGGLLLLEELNQEQQRELNLNPPSSFQLRTGVARDWPDARAVWVSKDGSLVVWVNMEDHLRLVSTRDDGNIAEAFKCICINLQKLEEFYRELRHSFTWKQQLGWVTSSPADVGTGLRIRVHLKLQHLPKHKRLQDILKRLRICMDTTESPVLYCVSNAATFGLSEVGLTQLVVDGIKLLVAMEKRLESGREIDELVPTQK, encoded by the exons ATGTGGAAGGTCAAGC CACCGGTTGCCGTTCCTATGGAGACGAGGTACCGGACGATTTTGGAG AGTTTGGTCCCCCCTGACCCTATGGCCCAGTTCCACCTGAGGAGAGGTTCTCCCGACGAGGAGTTCCCTGACCTGAGCAGGAACTCTACCTGGATGGGTCGGATCCTCACACCGGCCATGTACCGCCGACAGTTCGACCGCTGCACCCACAGCGGAGTCATCTTCGATGATGTCATACGCCCGGGCCTCGAGGAACCAG GTGACTGGTCCAGTCCTGTATCTGTGGGCTGCGTCGCGGGCGATGCTCAGTCCTACGTCCTGTTCTGTGACTTCTTCGACCGAGTCATCGAGGCGCATCACAAACACAAGATCACCAGCCAGACGCCAGAGGGCGACTTCAACTTCGACAACTTGAAG gggggTGATGACTTGGACAGGTCATACGCTGTACGCTGTGAGGTGAGTGTTGTTCGAGGTGTTGAGGACTTCTGCTTCCCGACACACTGCAGCCGAGGAGAGCGCAGACAGCTCCTCACGCTGGCCAGGAGAG CTCTGCAGcggctggaggaggaagagctgcCGGGTGGGCTCCTCTTACTGGAGGAGCTGAACCAGGAGCAGCAGAGGGAGCTGAACTTGAACCCTCCGTCCTCCTTTCAGCTCCGTACCGGCGTGGCCCGGGACTGGCCCGACGCCAGGGCAGTCTG GGTGAGTAAAGACGGCAGCCTAGTGGTCTGGGTCAACATGGAGGACCACCTCAGACTTGTATCCACACGAGACGACGGCAACATCGCCGAGGCATTTAAATGCATCTGCATCAACCTGCAGAAG CTGGAGGAGTTCTACAGAGAGCTCAGACACTCGTTCACCTGGAAGCAGCAGCTGGGGTGGGTGACCAGCTCTCCGGCTGACGTGGGGACGGGTCTGAGGATCAGAGTCCACCTCAAACTGCAACACCTCCCCAAACACAAACGCCTGCAGGACATCCTGAAGAGACTGAGGATCTGCATGGACACGACAG AATCCCCGGTACTGTATTGTGTTAGCAACGCGGCAACCTTCGGCCTAAGCGAGGTGGGACTGACACAGCTGGTGGTGGACGGGATCAAACTGCTCGTCGCCATGGAGAAGAGGCTGGAGAGTGGCCGAGAAATCGATGAGCTCGTTCCCACGCAGAAGTAG